The following proteins are encoded in a genomic region of Cellulomonas sp. ES6:
- a CDS encoding carbohydrate ABC transporter permease, whose protein sequence is MIVSRREAWLSRVLLILLMVITIAPFVSLFLTALHPSGSYPAGLSLPEQPQWHNFVDAFQAANMRALLWSSVLIEIGTVPLSLLIATLAGFSLGHLRPPGHRWIFLAFVLGLTLPFQGVIVPLYYQMRDLGLLNTRWAIILPLLGLYMPFAVMWMRAHFVNMPEDLSEAARIDGAGTWQLFSRIHLPLSAPALSSLGILLFLWTWNQFLLAVVLVDDPTKRTMAGALGAFQGQWGTDIPLLCAGSLLILTPTLIVFLAFQRQFVSALMQGAVKG, encoded by the coding sequence GTGATCGTCTCCCGCCGCGAGGCGTGGCTGAGCCGCGTCCTGCTGATCCTGCTGATGGTCATCACCATCGCCCCGTTCGTCAGCCTGTTCCTCACGGCGCTGCACCCGTCGGGCTCCTACCCCGCCGGCCTGTCGCTGCCCGAGCAGCCGCAGTGGCACAACTTCGTCGACGCGTTCCAGGCGGCGAACATGCGCGCGCTGCTGTGGTCGAGCGTGCTCATCGAGATCGGCACGGTCCCGCTGTCGCTGCTCATCGCGACGCTCGCCGGGTTCTCGCTCGGGCACCTGCGCCCGCCGGGGCACCGGTGGATCTTCCTGGCGTTCGTGCTCGGGCTGACCCTGCCGTTCCAGGGCGTGATCGTGCCGCTGTACTACCAGATGCGCGACCTCGGCCTGCTCAACACCCGGTGGGCGATCATCCTGCCGCTGCTCGGCCTGTACATGCCGTTCGCGGTGATGTGGATGCGCGCGCACTTCGTCAACATGCCGGAGGACCTGTCGGAGGCCGCCCGCATCGACGGCGCCGGCACGTGGCAGCTGTTCAGCCGCATCCACCTGCCGCTGTCCGCGCCCGCCCTGTCGTCGCTCGGGATCCTGCTGTTCCTGTGGACGTGGAACCAGTTCCTGCTGGCGGTCGTGCTCGTCGACGACCCGACGAAGCGCACGATGGCCGGCGCCCTCGGGGCGTTCCAGGGCCAGTGGGGCACGGACATCCCGCTGCTGTGCGCCGGGTCGCTGCTGATCCTCACGCCGACCCTGATCGTGTTCCTGGCGTTCCAGCGGCAGTTCGTCTCCGCGCTCATGCAGGGGGCGGTCAAGGGATGA
- a CDS encoding serine hydrolase domain-containing protein produces the protein MPPLDPTAVGPVLHESALASGLSGVVRVDRGDETLFSHAYGLADRAHGVAATTDHRFGVASVAKGFTALAVGALLDEGRLRLDDPVRPLLGDDLPLVDHRVTWDHLVSHTSGIGDYLDESDDGDITDHVLPVPVHLLDDAEAFLPVLDGREQVSEPGAEFAYNNSGFVVLALLLQRLTGTEFTELVRQRVLEPAGMTATGYPRGDELPGDVARGYLHETGLRTNVLHLPVRGSGDGGLVTTAGDLARFWRALFAHRVVSAGTLATLVEPLHEAEEDRRYGRGFWLGGDSDDVELEGYDAGVSALTRHSPGTGVTVTVVANTSDGAWPVLRALRDAGDA, from the coding sequence ATGCCTCCCCTCGACCCCACCGCCGTCGGTCCCGTCCTGCACGAGAGCGCCCTGGCCTCCGGCCTGAGCGGCGTCGTCCGGGTGGACCGCGGCGACGAGACCCTGTTCTCCCACGCGTACGGGCTGGCCGACCGCGCCCACGGCGTCGCCGCCACCACGGACCACCGGTTCGGCGTCGCGAGCGTCGCGAAGGGGTTCACGGCGCTGGCGGTCGGGGCGCTGCTCGACGAGGGCCGGCTGCGGCTCGACGACCCGGTGCGGCCGCTGCTCGGCGACGACCTGCCGCTGGTGGACCACCGCGTGACGTGGGACCACCTGGTCAGCCACACGTCCGGCATCGGGGACTACCTCGACGAGTCGGACGACGGCGACATCACGGACCACGTGCTGCCCGTGCCGGTGCACCTGCTGGACGACGCCGAGGCGTTCCTCCCGGTGCTGGACGGCCGCGAGCAGGTGTCGGAGCCCGGCGCCGAGTTCGCGTACAACAACTCGGGGTTCGTGGTGCTGGCGCTGCTGCTCCAGCGGCTCACGGGCACCGAGTTCACGGAGCTCGTCCGGCAGCGGGTGCTCGAGCCCGCCGGCATGACGGCGACCGGCTACCCGCGCGGCGACGAGCTGCCCGGCGACGTCGCCCGCGGCTACCTGCACGAGACCGGCCTGCGCACCAACGTGCTGCACCTGCCGGTGCGCGGCAGCGGCGACGGCGGCCTGGTCACCACGGCCGGCGACCTCGCGCGGTTCTGGCGGGCGCTGTTCGCGCACCGGGTGGTCTCCGCGGGGACGCTCGCGACGCTGGTCGAGCCGCTGCACGAGGCGGAGGAGGACCGGCGGTACGGCCGGGGCTTCTGGCTCGGCGGGGACTCGGACGACGTCGAGCTCGAGGGCTACGACGCGGGCGTCTCGGCGCTGACCCGGCACAGCCCGGGCACCGGCGTGACCGTCACGGTCGTCGCGAACACCTCGGACGGCGCGTGGCCCGTGCTGCGGGCGCTGCGCGACGCCGGGGACGCCTGA
- a CDS encoding extracellular solute-binding protein produces the protein MSTKGRRAAAATSLCLAGLLAVTACSAPGGGTSDTDDSATGGSATGDATATCGTDPVTLSAYIETGFPMPKDLFAEFTKQYPNVTFDVREDQFAVITQNAPRVLADDPPDLMRLPQMSELAKDGLLLDLDGYASSMGWDQWPASQLVQLRVDDDGARGEGPLYGMGLGFSMTGVFYNKDLAAQIGVTEPPATLAELDDMMQKAKDAGITPAAQFNGGATGGLAFPLQALMASYGDTTEINDWIFQRSGATIDTPTNLEAAEHLKSWIDAGYFADDINSLDYSMMMSRFMEGESLLMFNGDWESGNLDAQMPGEVGFFLMPPLEEGGDLGAMSAPLTFGIGAQAEHPDCAAFFFDWAATNEEARTIQVEVGGSHPLGLADAFMPDVDADSVTAQTLAAGATIGEKDGAMDFIANATGAIYAKGWTPNLQKLVAGQQDPAGMLADVQKQYESEIGG, from the coding sequence ATGAGCACGAAGGGCCGGCGGGCCGCCGCAGCGACGTCGCTGTGCCTCGCGGGCCTGCTGGCCGTGACGGCGTGCAGCGCACCCGGCGGCGGCACCAGCGACACGGACGACTCGGCGACCGGCGGGTCGGCCACAGGCGACGCCACGGCGACCTGCGGCACCGACCCGGTGACGCTCAGCGCGTACATCGAGACGGGCTTCCCCATGCCCAAGGACCTGTTCGCCGAGTTCACCAAGCAGTACCCGAACGTGACGTTCGACGTCCGCGAGGACCAGTTCGCGGTCATCACGCAGAACGCCCCCCGGGTGCTGGCCGACGACCCGCCGGACCTCATGCGCCTGCCGCAGATGTCCGAGCTCGCGAAGGACGGCCTGCTGCTCGACCTCGACGGCTACGCCAGCTCGATGGGCTGGGACCAGTGGCCCGCCTCGCAGCTCGTCCAGCTGCGCGTCGACGACGACGGCGCCCGCGGCGAGGGCCCGCTGTACGGCATGGGCCTCGGGTTCTCCATGACCGGCGTGTTCTACAACAAGGACCTCGCGGCGCAGATCGGCGTCACGGAGCCCCCGGCCACGCTCGCCGAGCTCGACGACATGATGCAGAAGGCCAAGGACGCCGGCATCACGCCCGCCGCGCAGTTCAACGGCGGCGCCACCGGCGGCCTCGCGTTCCCGCTGCAGGCGCTCATGGCGTCCTACGGCGACACCACCGAGATCAACGACTGGATCTTCCAGCGGTCCGGCGCGACCATCGACACGCCGACCAACCTCGAGGCCGCCGAGCACCTGAAGTCGTGGATCGACGCCGGCTACTTCGCCGACGACATCAACTCCCTCGACTACTCGATGATGATGAGCCGGTTCATGGAGGGCGAGAGCCTCCTGATGTTCAACGGCGACTGGGAGTCGGGCAACCTCGACGCGCAGATGCCGGGCGAGGTCGGGTTCTTCCTCATGCCGCCGCTCGAGGAGGGCGGCGACCTGGGCGCCATGTCCGCGCCGCTGACCTTCGGGATCGGCGCGCAGGCGGAGCACCCGGACTGCGCGGCGTTCTTCTTCGACTGGGCGGCGACCAACGAGGAGGCCCGCACCATCCAGGTCGAGGTCGGCGGCTCGCACCCGCTGGGCCTGGCGGACGCGTTCATGCCGGACGTCGACGCGGACTCCGTGACCGCGCAGACGCTCGCGGCCGGCGCGACCATCGGCGAGAAGGACGGCGCGATGGACTTCATCGCCAACGCCACCGGCGCGATCTACGCCAAGGGCTGGACGCCGAACCTGCAGAAGCTCGTCGCGGGTCAGCAGGACCCGGCCGGGATGCTCGCCGACGTGCAGAAGCAGTACGAGAGCGAGATCGGCGGCTGA
- a CDS encoding AbgT family transporter has translation MSEVVQEGRPSGLQRVLDAVERAGNRVPHPVIIFLVLIGLLIVASHAFALAGTSVTFEQAAVSEQVEPSGEALVGDEPYQSAEPEVEEVTVEAQSLLSADGIRFIFTSPVANFNGFGVVGVIMVAMLGVGLAEEVGLIGAFITRLVRVTPRRLVTASIVLLGVLSSIATDAGYLVLIPLAAAVFHSLGRHPLAGLAAAFAGVGGGFGVNMLVTPVDGMLAEITNESIADPARHVSITGNLYFGIVSTLVITLVATLLTEKVVEPRLGTYREDEAPEPADGDAAAPPSHELGPEQLRGLRFAFWGFVGVTALVLLLTVPSWGPLRNPETGSLIEDSPLMGSIIFLILLYFFVMGYCYGRGAGTIRTSMDVINPMTKTISGLAGLFFLLLVISQFIAYFTYSQLGTIAAVQMADVLERAGLPTVWLIVGLIVMTAIVDIFIGGVVPKWAIFAPIFVPLFIQLGISPDVALAAYRVGDSPVNVVTPLMPYFALIVIFAERYRRKVGVGSVISLMLPYTVALLLVWTVLLVVWYLLGIPLGPGGTIYL, from the coding sequence ATGTCCGAGGTGGTGCAGGAGGGCCGGCCGTCCGGTCTGCAGCGCGTGCTGGACGCCGTCGAGCGGGCCGGCAACCGGGTCCCGCACCCGGTGATCATCTTCCTGGTGCTCATCGGGCTGCTGATCGTCGCGTCGCACGCGTTCGCCCTGGCGGGGACGTCCGTGACGTTCGAGCAGGCCGCCGTCTCCGAGCAGGTCGAGCCGAGCGGCGAGGCGCTGGTCGGCGACGAGCCGTACCAGTCGGCCGAGCCGGAGGTCGAGGAGGTCACGGTCGAGGCGCAGAGCCTGCTGTCGGCCGACGGGATCCGGTTCATCTTCACGTCGCCGGTCGCCAACTTCAACGGGTTCGGCGTGGTCGGCGTCATCATGGTCGCGATGCTCGGCGTCGGGCTGGCCGAGGAGGTCGGGCTGATCGGGGCGTTCATCACGCGCCTGGTCAGGGTGACGCCGCGGCGCCTCGTGACCGCCAGCATCGTGCTGCTCGGCGTGCTGTCGTCGATCGCCACCGACGCCGGGTACCTGGTGCTGATCCCGCTCGCGGCGGCGGTGTTCCACTCGCTCGGACGGCACCCGCTGGCAGGCCTGGCGGCGGCGTTCGCGGGCGTCGGCGGCGGGTTCGGCGTCAACATGCTCGTCACGCCGGTCGACGGGATGCTCGCGGAGATCACCAACGAGTCGATCGCGGACCCCGCGCGGCACGTCTCCATCACCGGGAACCTGTACTTCGGGATCGTCTCGACGCTCGTCATCACGCTGGTGGCGACGCTGCTGACGGAGAAGGTCGTCGAGCCGCGGCTCGGCACCTACCGGGAGGACGAGGCGCCGGAGCCGGCCGACGGCGACGCCGCGGCCCCGCCGTCGCACGAGCTCGGGCCGGAGCAGCTGCGCGGGCTGCGCTTCGCGTTCTGGGGGTTCGTCGGCGTCACCGCGCTGGTGCTGCTGCTCACCGTGCCGTCCTGGGGGCCGCTGCGGAACCCCGAGACGGGCAGCCTGATCGAGGACTCCCCGCTGATGGGGTCGATCATCTTCCTGATCCTGCTGTACTTCTTCGTGATGGGGTACTGCTACGGCAGGGGCGCCGGGACCATCCGCACCAGCATGGACGTCATCAACCCGATGACGAAGACGATCTCGGGCCTCGCGGGGCTGTTCTTCCTGCTGCTCGTCATCAGCCAGTTCATCGCGTACTTCACGTACTCCCAGCTGGGGACCATCGCCGCGGTGCAGATGGCGGACGTGCTGGAGCGCGCGGGGCTGCCGACGGTCTGGCTCATCGTCGGCCTGATCGTCATGACGGCGATCGTCGACATCTTCATCGGCGGCGTCGTGCCGAAGTGGGCGATTTTCGCGCCGATCTTCGTGCCGCTGTTCATCCAGCTCGGCATCTCCCCGGACGTCGCCCTGGCCGCCTACCGGGTCGGCGACTCCCCGGTGAACGTCGTCACGCCGCTCATGCCGTACTTCGCGCTCATCGTCATCTTCGCGGAGCGGTACCGGCGCAAGGTCGGCGTGGGGTCGGTGATCTCGCTGATGCTGCCGTACACCGTGGCGCTGCTGCTGGTGTGGACCGTGCTGCTGGTGGTCTGGTACCTGCTCGGGATCCCGCTCGGGCCCGGCGGCACCATCTACCTCTGA
- a CDS encoding LacI family DNA-binding transcriptional regulator, giving the protein MGRRVTLADVARAAGVSSTTASLALSGRGDELRISRAVQERVRAAAGELGYRPNIVSIGLRKGTTRTLGFISDTVATSQLAGDMIRGAIEAAREHGFLLFIGETEGDDEAEQQLLDAMLDRQVDGIVLASMFTRTRPAPQTGRVPTVLLNTVPSDPTPMPAVIPDEEQAGRQAARLLVEAGHRDIHLVGGGPHPGDVAPGTVAGTERLAGILTELAAHGLAPASGHVCDDWLPPYGYTATRELLAAHPRPGALLCFNDRIAFGAYQALREAGLEVPDDVSVVSFDDYPLAEWLRPGLTSFAIPHEALGRRAVELLLEQVQGGPAGEDGVVHRLPLPLHARASVRTV; this is encoded by the coding sequence GTGGGTCGCAGGGTGACGCTCGCGGACGTCGCGCGCGCCGCCGGCGTGTCCTCGACGACCGCGTCGCTGGCGCTGTCGGGGCGCGGCGACGAGCTGCGCATCTCGCGCGCCGTCCAGGAGCGCGTCCGCGCCGCCGCCGGCGAGCTGGGCTACCGCCCCAACATCGTGTCCATCGGGCTGCGCAAGGGCACCACCCGCACCCTCGGCTTCATCTCCGACACCGTCGCGACGTCGCAGCTCGCGGGTGACATGATCCGCGGCGCCATCGAGGCGGCGCGCGAGCACGGGTTCCTGCTGTTCATCGGTGAGACCGAGGGCGACGACGAGGCCGAGCAGCAGCTGCTCGACGCCATGCTCGACCGGCAGGTGGACGGCATCGTGCTCGCCTCGATGTTCACCCGCACCCGGCCCGCCCCCCAGACCGGCCGGGTCCCCACGGTGCTGCTCAACACCGTCCCGTCCGACCCGACGCCGATGCCGGCGGTCATCCCCGACGAGGAGCAGGCCGGCCGGCAGGCGGCGCGGCTGCTCGTCGAGGCCGGGCACCGGGACATCCACCTGGTCGGCGGCGGCCCGCACCCCGGGGACGTCGCCCCCGGCACGGTCGCGGGCACCGAGCGCCTGGCCGGGATCCTCACCGAGCTCGCCGCGCACGGGCTCGCCCCGGCCTCCGGCCACGTGTGCGACGACTGGCTGCCGCCCTACGGCTACACCGCGACGCGGGAGCTGCTCGCGGCGCACCCGCGGCCCGGCGCGCTCCTGTGCTTCAACGACCGCATCGCGTTCGGCGCGTACCAGGCGCTGCGCGAGGCGGGCCTCGAGGTGCCGGACGACGTCTCCGTGGTGTCGTTCGACGACTACCCCCTGGCCGAGTGGCTGCGACCCGGACTGACCTCGTTCGCGATCCCCCACGAGGCCCTCGGCCGGCGCGCCGTCGAGCTGCTGCTGGAGCAGGTGCAGGGCGGCCCGGCCGGCGAGGACGGCGTCGTGCACCGGCTGCCGCTGCCGCTGCACGCACGGGCGTCGGTGCGCACGGTCTGA
- a CDS encoding flotillin family protein — protein sequence MEIAGTVLVVAGAVVLLVVLAIVGAIYAKVRFKIATPDEALIITGRKSGTPVINPETGDETTDLSGQRVVIGGGTFVKPIFEQVARLSLASQSFPVTAEDATTKSGVGVTLRSIAVVKVGGTERMVRAAAQRFAGRSQEQVIEQQTSEVLVGVLRTIAGTLTVESILYERQEFSKEVKDIAVPMLAERGLVLENFEIQTVEDTGDYIRNLGRPRAAAVARDAEIAEAQARQESTERSNEAAVQIAESNKALALRNAEIAQQTAKARADAEAAQERAEAEAQQGVLEQQEQVAQRRAALREQELQTEVRKPAEARTYEAKQEADARKYAAEQEAEAAKTTAIRRYEAEAQRTTAQAEAEASAARARAEAALVEQQRRAEGALALAKAEADGIQARGEAEAAAEQARGEARAAAIKAESDAYQAFPESARLQMVLDALPKVAQPYADALGSIDGITVIDKDGASRLPGQVSTGVQELATLLKAQTGLDLVELVQGLGGRGGSGSGGTPAA from the coding sequence ATGGAGATCGCAGGAACCGTCCTGGTCGTCGCCGGTGCCGTCGTGCTGCTGGTCGTGCTCGCGATCGTCGGGGCGATCTACGCCAAGGTGCGGTTCAAGATCGCGACCCCCGACGAGGCGCTCATCATCACGGGCCGCAAGAGCGGGACGCCGGTCATCAACCCCGAGACGGGCGACGAGACGACGGACCTGTCGGGCCAGCGCGTCGTCATCGGCGGCGGCACGTTCGTCAAGCCGATCTTCGAGCAGGTCGCGCGCCTGTCGCTGGCGTCGCAGAGCTTCCCGGTGACCGCGGAGGACGCCACCACCAAGAGCGGCGTCGGCGTCACGCTGCGGTCGATCGCCGTGGTGAAGGTCGGCGGCACGGAGCGCATGGTGCGGGCGGCCGCGCAGCGGTTCGCGGGCCGCAGCCAGGAGCAGGTCATCGAGCAGCAGACCAGCGAGGTCCTCGTCGGCGTGCTCCGCACCATCGCCGGCACGCTCACCGTCGAGTCGATCCTCTACGAGCGGCAGGAGTTCTCGAAGGAGGTCAAGGACATCGCCGTGCCGATGCTCGCCGAGCGCGGCCTCGTCCTGGAGAACTTCGAGATCCAGACCGTGGAGGACACGGGCGACTACATCCGCAACCTCGGTCGCCCGCGCGCCGCCGCCGTGGCCCGGGACGCGGAGATCGCCGAGGCGCAGGCCCGCCAGGAGAGCACCGAGCGCTCCAACGAGGCGGCGGTGCAGATCGCGGAGTCCAACAAGGCCCTCGCGCTGCGCAACGCCGAGATCGCCCAGCAGACCGCCAAGGCCCGCGCCGACGCGGAGGCCGCCCAGGAGCGCGCGGAGGCCGAGGCGCAGCAGGGCGTGCTCGAGCAGCAGGAGCAGGTCGCCCAGCGCCGGGCCGCGCTGCGTGAGCAGGAGCTCCAGACGGAGGTCCGCAAGCCCGCCGAGGCCCGCACGTACGAGGCCAAGCAGGAGGCCGACGCCCGCAAGTACGCCGCGGAGCAGGAGGCTGAGGCCGCGAAGACCACCGCGATCCGCCGGTACGAGGCCGAGGCGCAGCGCACCACCGCGCAGGCGGAGGCCGAGGCGTCCGCCGCCCGCGCCCGCGCGGAGGCCGCGCTCGTCGAGCAGCAGCGCCGCGCCGAGGGCGCGCTCGCGCTCGCGAAGGCCGAGGCGGACGGCATCCAGGCCCGCGGCGAGGCCGAGGCCGCCGCCGAGCAGGCCCGCGGCGAGGCCCGCGCCGCCGCGATCAAGGCGGAGTCGGACGCCTACCAGGCGTTCCCCGAGTCGGCGCGGCTCCAGATGGTGCTCGACGCCCTGCCGAAGGTCGCGCAGCCCTACGCCGACGCGCTCGGGTCGATCGACGGCATCACGGTCATCGACAAGGACGGCGCGTCCCGCCTGCCCGGGCAGGTGTCGACCGGCGTCCAGGAGCTCGCGACGCTGCTCAAGGCCCAGACGGGGCTGGACCTGGTCGAGCTCGTCCAGGGCCTGGGCGGGCGCGGCGGCAGCGGGTCCGGCGGCACGCCCGCGGCCTGA
- a CDS encoding sugar ABC transporter permease, whose translation MRTTGRPGLREAAEQPHGLDDRRRALRARRLRRGWVALALVVPAAVVYVVFVLRPLALTVQYSFYDWNGISAATWVGIDNYTRLLGDSEMFGSILNALQLIIYFSFVPVLLGLLTAAIIRKFATSRLALVSRTVLFLPQVIPLVAAGIMWTWLMSSDGLVNQVLRAVGLDSLTRAWLGDFQTALPAVGVIGAWVALGLCMLLLLAGMTKIDPALYEAARLDGAGAVREFFAITLPSLRQELGVCITVTVIAALASFDIVYISTQGGPGNATLVPGLEIYYLAFFSREVGQASALAVAFMVLVLAIVLPIQRLTREGDR comes from the coding sequence ATGCGGACGACCGGTCGTCCCGGTCTCCGCGAGGCGGCCGAGCAGCCGCACGGCCTGGACGACAGGCGCCGCGCCCTCCGGGCGCGGCGCCTGCGCCGGGGCTGGGTCGCGCTCGCCCTCGTGGTGCCGGCGGCCGTGGTGTACGTGGTGTTCGTGCTGCGGCCCCTGGCGCTGACCGTGCAGTACTCGTTCTACGACTGGAACGGCATCTCGGCCGCGACGTGGGTCGGGATCGACAACTACACGCGGCTGCTCGGGGACTCGGAGATGTTCGGGTCCATCCTCAACGCGCTGCAGCTCATCATCTACTTCAGCTTCGTCCCGGTGCTGCTGGGCCTGCTGACGGCGGCGATCATCCGGAAGTTCGCCACCAGCCGCCTGGCGCTGGTGTCCCGGACCGTGCTGTTCCTGCCGCAGGTCATCCCGCTGGTGGCCGCCGGCATCATGTGGACCTGGCTGATGTCGTCCGACGGGCTCGTCAACCAGGTGCTGCGGGCGGTCGGCCTCGACTCGCTCACCCGGGCGTGGCTCGGCGACTTCCAGACCGCGCTGCCCGCGGTCGGCGTCATCGGCGCCTGGGTCGCGCTCGGCCTGTGCATGCTGCTGCTGCTCGCCGGCATGACCAAGATCGACCCCGCCCTGTACGAGGCCGCGCGCCTCGACGGCGCCGGCGCGGTCCGCGAGTTCTTCGCGATCACGCTGCCGAGCCTGCGCCAGGAGCTGGGCGTGTGCATCACCGTGACGGTGATCGCCGCGCTCGCCAGCTTCGACATCGTCTACATCTCCACGCAGGGCGGGCCCGGCAACGCCACGCTCGTCCCCGGCCTGGAGATCTACTACCTGGCGTTCTTCAGCCGGGAGGTCGGCCAGGCGTCCGCGCTCGCGGTGGCGTTCATGGTGCTCGTCCTCGCCATCGTGCTGCCGATCCAGCGCCTGACCCGGGAAGGTGACCGGTGA
- a CDS encoding PLDc N-terminal domain-containing protein, with product MSLWESFVLVLEIFFFVAYLLVMFQIIGDLFRDHSLSGVAKAVWVLFLVFFPLIAALVYLIARGKGMAERSVAGIREQRERTDTYIREVAGTAPAQEIATAQGLLRDGVITAEQFEQLKARALGTA from the coding sequence ATGTCCCTCTGGGAGTCGTTCGTCCTCGTCCTCGAGATCTTCTTCTTCGTCGCCTACCTGCTGGTGATGTTCCAGATCATCGGCGACCTGTTCCGCGACCACAGCCTGTCCGGCGTGGCCAAGGCGGTCTGGGTGCTGTTCCTCGTCTTCTTCCCGCTGATCGCCGCGCTGGTGTACCTGATCGCGCGGGGCAAGGGGATGGCCGAGCGCAGCGTCGCCGGCATCCGTGAGCAGCGCGAGCGCACCGACACCTACATCCGCGAGGTCGCCGGGACGGCACCCGCCCAGGAGATCGCCACGGCCCAGGGGCTGCTGCGCGACGGGGTGATCACCGCCGAGCAGTTCGAGCAGCTCAAGGCCCGCGCGCTGGGGACGGCGTGA
- a CDS encoding APC family permease, which translates to MTSTAPTASGTSGTGLRRAVTGPLLYLFILGDVLGAGIYALIGEMAGQAGGLVWLSFGIALAMALLTAFSYAELVTKYPQAGGSAVFAERAYRSPLVAFLVGFCMLAAGMVSAAGLALAFTGEYLSAFLDVPQVPAAIVFLVVVALVNAWGIKESLWANVGMTVVESAGLVLVVVLGAWVIGRGDADLDGAVSAPDGSSVWLAVLGSALLAFYSFVGFETSANLAEEVRDVSRVYPRALFGALATAGGMYLLLGFVAPAVVPPAELAESSGPLLEVVRAAGAVPPGLFAVVALVAVANGALLTMIMASRLAYGMARQGLLPPVLGRVLPGRRTPGVAIAVTTAVAVVLAATGELVDLASTVVLLLLFVFLSTNVAVLVLRRERVEHDHFRSPTAVPVLAVVSCLVLLTQQEARHWALAGVLLAVGVVVHAVTRRLSRPAPRPAGR; encoded by the coding sequence GTGACCTCCACCGCGCCCACGGCGAGCGGGACCTCCGGCACCGGCCTGCGCCGGGCCGTGACCGGGCCGCTGCTGTACCTGTTCATCCTCGGCGACGTCCTCGGCGCCGGCATCTACGCCCTGATCGGGGAGATGGCCGGCCAGGCCGGCGGGCTGGTGTGGCTGTCCTTCGGGATCGCGCTCGCGATGGCGCTGCTCACGGCGTTCTCGTACGCCGAGCTCGTCACCAAGTACCCGCAGGCGGGCGGGTCGGCGGTGTTCGCCGAGCGGGCCTACCGCAGCCCGCTCGTCGCGTTCCTGGTCGGGTTCTGCATGCTCGCGGCCGGCATGGTCAGCGCCGCGGGCCTGGCGCTCGCGTTCACCGGCGAGTACCTCTCCGCGTTCCTCGACGTCCCGCAGGTGCCGGCGGCGATCGTGTTCCTCGTGGTCGTGGCCCTGGTCAACGCGTGGGGCATCAAGGAGTCCCTGTGGGCCAACGTCGGCATGACGGTCGTCGAGTCCGCCGGGCTGGTGCTCGTCGTGGTCCTCGGTGCGTGGGTCATCGGGCGCGGCGACGCGGACCTCGACGGGGCGGTGTCGGCGCCGGACGGCTCGTCGGTGTGGCTGGCGGTGCTCGGCAGCGCGCTGCTCGCGTTCTACTCGTTCGTCGGCTTCGAGACGTCGGCGAACCTCGCGGAGGAGGTCCGCGACGTGTCGCGCGTCTACCCGCGGGCCCTCTTCGGCGCCCTCGCCACCGCGGGCGGCATGTACCTGCTGCTGGGCTTCGTCGCTCCGGCGGTGGTGCCCCCGGCGGAGCTCGCGGAGTCCTCGGGCCCGCTGCTCGAGGTGGTGCGGGCCGCCGGCGCGGTGCCGCCCGGGCTGTTCGCGGTGGTCGCGCTGGTCGCCGTCGCGAACGGCGCGCTGCTCACGATGATCATGGCCAGCCGCCTGGCGTACGGGATGGCACGGCAGGGGCTGCTGCCCCCGGTGCTCGGCCGGGTGCTCCCCGGGCGCCGCACCCCGGGCGTGGCCATCGCGGTGACGACGGCCGTCGCCGTGGTGCTCGCGGCGACCGGCGAGCTGGTGGACCTCGCGTCGACCGTCGTGCTGCTCCTGCTGTTCGTGTTCCTGTCGACGAACGTCGCGGTGCTGGTGCTGCGGCGGGAGCGGGTGGAGCACGACCACTTCCGGTCGCCCACGGCCGTGCCCGTCCTGGCGGTCGTCTCGTGCCTGGTGCTGCTCACGCAGCAGGAGGCCCGGCACTGGGCGCTCGCGGGGGTGCTGCTCGCGGTCGGCGTGGTCGTCCACGCGGTCACGCGCCGGCTGTCCCGGCCCGCCCCGCGGCCCGCGGGGCGCTGA